A genomic window from Salvia hispanica cultivar TCC Black 2014 chromosome 5, UniMelb_Shisp_WGS_1.0, whole genome shotgun sequence includes:
- the LOC125190643 gene encoding FCS-Like Zinc finger 17-like — protein sequence MFAEIWSKKRLSINSNCEGLRFLTKIEISNSNVVVKPIFLLKPKSKSPNSQNCYLKLCHLCIKPLNFDKEIFMYKGDLGFCSVECRDRQIYMDETQQMEANTKRILSSFRQRYGGGRCETTKLLEDYRRRRRSFTPPSERVVFSYS from the coding sequence ATGTTTGCCGAGATCTGGAGCAAGAAAAGGCTCTCAATCAATAGCAATTGTGAAGGCCTTCGCTTCCTTACAAAGATAGAAATCTCTAATTCAAACGTCGTTGTCAAACCCATTTTCCTGCTCAAACCCAAatcaaaatccccaaattccCAGAATTGCTACCTCAAACTCTGCCATCTCTGCATCAAACCCTTGAATTTCGATAAAGAAATATTCATGTATAAGGGCGACTTGGGGTTTTGCAGTGTAGAGTGCAGGGACAGGCAGATTTACATGGATGAGACTCAACAAATGGAAGCCAACACCAAGAGAATACTCTCCTCTTTCCGTCAGCGCTACGGCGGTGGCCGCTGTGAGACCACCAAGCTCTTGGAGGActaccgccgccgccgccgctctTTCACGCCGCCGAGTGAAAGAGTTGTTTTCTCctatagttaa